A stretch of the Cytophagia bacterium CHB2 genome encodes the following:
- a CDS encoding VOC family protein has product MSDTNKQEIGSITWFDLTVKNADSVRDFYSKVVGWTFAPVDMGGYNDYNMNSPADGKTVAGICHARGVNADLPPQWLLYITVEDIDKSAATCVELGGKIIDGPKGMGSYGRTCVIQDPAGAVAALFEPA; this is encoded by the coding sequence GTGAGCGACACCAACAAACAAGAGATTGGCAGCATCACCTGGTTTGATTTGACCGTGAAAAATGCCGACTCGGTCAGAGACTTTTACAGCAAAGTCGTGGGCTGGACGTTTGCGCCGGTGGACATGGGCGGTTACAATGATTACAACATGAACTCACCTGCCGACGGTAAAACGGTGGCCGGCATTTGTCACGCGCGCGGCGTGAATGCAGATTTGCCGCCGCAGTGGCTGCTTTACATCACGGTCGAAGATATCGACAAAAGCGCGGCCACGTGCGTCGAATTGGGCGGCAAAATCATCGATGGCCCGAAAGGCATGGGCAGTTATGGTCGCACGTGTGTGATTCAAGATCCGGCCGGCGCGGTGGCGGCGCTGTTTGAGCCGGCATAA
- a CDS encoding prephenate dehydrogenase/arogenate dehydrogenase family protein — protein sequence MGFVRMRLNPRVARPFCKSKECSSKIKLRNEMSQRLQELRTRIAAIDAEILRLAADRLKIVQQVGAVKREEGVAVRSFAAEAEVLERFRRLAGEYGLDEHFAEKLALQLISVSVRLQEDELSERTVLAKRILIVGGAGKMGRWLARFFANQGHQVVTLDRKGAVDEFETVDALVPAVRQADVVLIATPLVEGKLVLQEILSQQPTALVVDIFSLKSHVLELLQTSATNGLRVASVHPLFGPNVQTLSGRVIVVCDCGNASAAAEAEALFRETALAITRLPVAEHDEYMQYVLGLSHLASILFFTTLHESGRGFNDLVRTASTTFYKQARAAAEVARENPYLYYEIQHLNRHSAELFDLLNRSLAKLQAAVLSDDPATFVALMTAGRDYFPETLPAELG from the coding sequence ATGGGCTTTGTTCGCATGCGTTTAAATCCGCGTGTGGCAAGGCCATTTTGCAAAAGCAAAGAATGCTCCTCAAAAATCAAATTAAGGAATGAGATGTCGCAGCGTCTGCAGGAATTGCGCACTCGTATTGCCGCCATTGATGCGGAGATTTTACGGTTAGCGGCTGATCGTTTGAAGATCGTGCAGCAGGTGGGCGCGGTGAAGCGCGAAGAGGGGGTTGCGGTCAGAAGTTTTGCGGCAGAGGCGGAGGTGTTGGAGCGCTTTCGCCGTCTCGCCGGCGAATATGGCCTCGATGAACATTTCGCGGAGAAATTGGCGCTGCAATTGATCAGTGTTTCCGTGCGCTTGCAAGAAGACGAGTTGAGTGAACGCACGGTGCTGGCGAAACGCATTTTAATTGTCGGCGGCGCCGGCAAAATGGGGCGCTGGCTTGCGCGTTTCTTCGCGAACCAGGGCCATCAGGTGGTGACGCTCGATCGTAAAGGCGCTGTTGATGAATTTGAAACGGTGGATGCGCTTGTGCCCGCGGTGCGGCAAGCGGACGTTGTGCTTATCGCTACTCCGCTGGTGGAAGGCAAACTGGTGTTGCAGGAGATATTGTCACAACAGCCCACGGCTCTCGTTGTTGACATCTTTAGCTTAAAAAGTCATGTACTGGAGTTGTTGCAAACGTCGGCTACCAACGGTTTGCGCGTCGCAAGTGTGCATCCGCTGTTTGGCCCCAACGTGCAGACGCTTTCAGGGCGCGTGATCGTCGTCTGCGATTGCGGCAACGCCTCTGCGGCTGCGGAGGCTGAAGCGTTGTTCCGCGAAACCGCGCTTGCCATCACCCGGCTGCCGGTGGCGGAGCATGATGAATATATGCAATATGTGCTCGGGCTTTCTCACCTCGCTTCGATTTTATTTTTTACCACGCTGCATGAAAGCGGCCGCGGCTTTAACGATTTGGTGCGCACGGCAAGCACGACTTTCTATAAACAAGCGCGCGCCGCAGCGGAAGTCGCGCGCGAGAATCCCTATTTGTACTACGAAATTCAGCATCTCAACCGCCATTCTGCAGAATTATTCGATCTTCTCAACCGAAGCCTGGCCAAGCTGCAAGCCGCGGTGTTGAGCGACGACCCGGCAACCTTCGTGGCGTTGATGACTGCCGGGCGCGATTATTTCCCGGAAACCTTGCCCGCCGAATTGGGATGA